One window of the Candidatus Jettenia sp. genome contains the following:
- a CDS encoding AAA family ATPase → MNYELSVHELRKRVDPVSLGIKDTSNIRRLQGIIGQKRAVDALQFGLKIKDVGFNIFVAGQSGIGKMCSVKSFLEDIAKEKETPPDWCYVNNFDDPYNPRVIQLPAGQGSKLKEDMNTFFNHIQKELPKIYEADEYTAHREEILNKLAKQKEKASQELSQKATEEGFAIQATPMGMVIMPIKDGGVLGDEEFLALSESKREELQKRQDRLQGEIKGAMKNIRKLEHCAREKVKELDQKVALHVVGGVIDELVEKYNDFPKIVNFLRETQEDVLKNIDTFKILRQQKGATYPPSPIPSDLQLETMQQTMLRKYEVNVLVDNSKQKGLPVIQERNPTYNNLIGRIEKEILFGALTTDFTMIRAGSLLRANGGFLVISIEDVLRNFNSWDALKQALCSCEVQVEELGERLGYMTTKTIRPQAIPINVKVVLVGQPWFYHTLYFYDHEFAELFKVKAEFDIRMDMTKKNINDFMSFIATFCDKEKMKHLDNEATASIIEYASRLAEDKEKLSTKFGHLADIIREANFWTMQDGESLIKSRHIRKTLDGKIYRSNLIEERIREMIDRGLILIDTVGEKIGQVNGLSVINLGDYQFGKPNRITVTVGPGDNGIIDIEREVKLAGPIYSKGVLIVSGYLVNKYMKGKMSTLTARVVFEQSYEGIEGDSASAAELYSLLSALANIPIRQGIAVTGSVNQLGQIQAVGGINQKIEGYYDVCRVKGLTGDQGVVIPKSNVQNLMLREDVIEAVILKKFTIWAVNTIDEGIELLTGITSGDMQNDGTFPPDTVNEKVSRQLADFEKALKRSKDFLGNVSGYRVTS, encoded by the coding sequence ATGAACTATGAGCTATCTGTTCATGAGCTGAGAAAAAGGGTTGATCCGGTAAGTCTGGGAATTAAAGATACCTCTAATATCAGGCGTCTTCAAGGAATCATTGGACAAAAACGAGCTGTGGATGCATTGCAATTCGGTCTTAAAATTAAGGATGTTGGATTTAATATCTTTGTAGCAGGCCAATCCGGTATTGGCAAAATGTGTTCAGTAAAATCTTTTTTAGAAGACATTGCGAAGGAAAAAGAGACACCCCCGGATTGGTGTTATGTAAATAATTTTGATGACCCATATAATCCCAGAGTGATCCAATTACCAGCCGGGCAAGGAAGTAAATTGAAAGAAGATATGAATACCTTTTTTAATCATATTCAAAAAGAGTTGCCAAAGATATACGAGGCTGATGAATATACTGCTCACCGCGAAGAAATATTGAATAAATTGGCAAAACAAAAAGAGAAAGCTTCTCAGGAACTTAGTCAGAAGGCAACGGAAGAAGGTTTTGCTATACAGGCGACTCCCATGGGGATGGTTATTATGCCGATAAAAGATGGAGGGGTGCTTGGAGATGAGGAATTCCTGGCATTATCTGAATCCAAACGCGAGGAATTGCAGAAAAGGCAAGATAGATTGCAGGGTGAAATAAAAGGCGCCATGAAGAATATTCGTAAATTAGAACATTGTGCAAGAGAGAAGGTGAAAGAACTTGATCAAAAAGTCGCCCTGCATGTAGTGGGGGGAGTAATCGATGAACTGGTTGAAAAATATAATGATTTTCCTAAAATTGTAAATTTTTTGCGTGAGACTCAGGAGGATGTACTGAAAAATATTGATACTTTTAAAATCCTCCGTCAACAAAAGGGCGCAACTTATCCACCATCTCCCATCCCTTCTGACCTTCAGCTAGAGACTATGCAACAGACGATGTTGAGAAAATATGAAGTGAATGTGCTTGTCGATAACAGTAAACAGAAAGGCCTGCCGGTTATCCAGGAACGCAATCCTACCTATAATAATCTCATTGGCCGGATAGAAAAGGAAATACTATTCGGGGCATTAACAACAGACTTTACTATGATCAGAGCTGGCTCTCTGCTCCGGGCCAATGGCGGTTTTCTGGTTATTTCTATTGAGGATGTTTTACGAAATTTTAACAGTTGGGATGCATTAAAGCAGGCGCTTTGCAGTTGTGAAGTACAGGTAGAGGAGCTGGGAGAAAGATTGGGTTACATGACCACAAAGACTATTCGTCCCCAGGCCATTCCTATTAATGTGAAGGTAGTGTTGGTTGGCCAACCCTGGTTTTATCACACATTGTATTTCTACGATCATGAATTTGCAGAACTTTTTAAGGTAAAAGCAGAGTTTGATATACGTATGGATATGACGAAAAAAAATATAAATGACTTTATGTCATTTATAGCAACGTTTTGTGATAAAGAAAAAATGAAGCACCTGGATAACGAAGCTACTGCCAGTATTATAGAGTATGCTTCCCGTTTAGCAGAAGATAAAGAGAAGCTCTCAACGAAGTTTGGTCATCTGGCCGATATTATACGAGAAGCAAATTTCTGGACGATGCAGGATGGAGAATCTCTTATTAAATCAAGGCATATACGGAAAACATTGGACGGAAAAATTTACCGGTCAAATCTCATTGAAGAGCGAATCCGGGAGATGATAGATCGTGGACTCATCCTGATTGATACGGTCGGGGAAAAAATTGGACAGGTTAACGGCCTCTCAGTAATTAATTTGGGTGATTATCAATTTGGTAAACCCAACCGGATAACAGTGACTGTTGGTCCAGGCGATAATGGCATTATCGATATTGAACGTGAAGTGAAACTCGCAGGCCCCATTTATAGCAAAGGGGTTTTGATTGTGAGCGGTTATCTGGTAAATAAATACATGAAAGGAAAGATGTCAACGTTAACCGCGAGAGTTGTTTTTGAACAAAGTTATGAAGGTATTGAAGGCGACAGCGCCTCAGCAGCAGAACTGTATTCTTTACTATCGGCATTGGCAAATATACCAATTAGACAGGGAATTGCCGTTACAGGTTCCGTAAATCAACTGGGTCAAATTCAGGCTGTCGGTGGAATTAACCAGAAAATTGAAGGATATTACGATGTATGCAGGGTAAAAGGGTTAACAGGAGACCAAGGGGTTGTCATTCCTAAAAGCAATGTGCAAAATTTGATGTTGCGTGAGGATGTAATAGAAGCGGTTATACTGAAAAAATTTACTATTTGGGCGGTTAACACTATTGATGAGGGTATTGAACTATTGACGGGGATAACATCAGGAGATATGCAGAATGATGGCACATTTCCTCCTGACACGGTAAATGAAAAAGTTAGCCGGCAATTGGCTGATTTCGAGAAAGCGCTAAAAAGATCAAAAGATTTTTTGGGTAATGTATCAGGGTATAGGGTTACGTCTTGA
- a CDS encoding metal-dependent hydrolase: MNFKGHIIGGCISGTAITAVKLLSDGSLDFSSFPQEAALIFGITVFFSIFPDLDTESIPQRWFYRAVFLLLLYLGYKKHYGLATLLAIVAITPRIDHHRGWTHHYFSSVLIPLFLAGFYEYVLAKNQSHDWPFYCMYEHFIDRLWLVIACIIGWNTHLLLDSQLSLFKNNKRYRS, translated from the coding sequence ATGAATTTCAAAGGACACATTATCGGTGGATGTATAAGTGGAACTGCCATTACTGCGGTAAAATTATTATCCGATGGCTCTTTGGATTTTTCCTCTTTTCCTCAGGAAGCGGCTCTTATTTTTGGAATAACTGTTTTTTTCAGTATTTTCCCGGATCTCGATACTGAATCAATTCCACAACGATGGTTTTATAGAGCAGTATTTCTTTTGCTGCTGTATCTTGGATATAAGAAGCATTATGGGCTTGCTACCCTGCTGGCTATTGTTGCTATTACTCCAAGAATAGATCACCATCGGGGATGGACTCATCATTATTTCTCATCTGTACTGATCCCGTTGTTTCTTGCTGGTTTTTATGAATATGTCCTGGCAAAGAATCAATCTCATGACTGGCCATTTTACTGCATGTATGAGCACTTTATAGATCGTCTGTGGCTTGTTATCGCTTGTATTATCGGCTGGAATACCCATTTACTCCTTGATTCCCAGCTTTCTTTGTTTAAAAATAATAAACGATATCGCTCTTGA
- a CDS encoding isoaspartyl peptidase/L-asparaginase, translated as MKKRYQSNARPPILLVHGGAGSYKDDPKMLERKNNSIAEIISKVWLVLLQGESSVKTVCRVVELLEACPNFNAGLGSVIQSDGMARLSASLMDGNKQKFSGVLLATHIIHPSKLAYALQDRDQTVVGPLGAQLLARELGIPPQNPVTPAQATQWISYLEKQKRPSDEHGTVGAVALDQHGCLAAATSTGGSGTNIPERVSDSATVAGNYASKFAAISCTGIGEQIMNDGVAVKLETRVRDGRSLIEASNIMYEEANNRQYRYGWIGVDHKGNWVMYCTTEDMSCGVMSQDMGNTMIFHG; from the coding sequence ATGAAAAAAAGATACCAATCGAACGCCAGACCTCCAATTCTTCTAGTTCATGGAGGCGCTGGCTCATACAAGGACGATCCAAAGATGCTTGAACGAAAAAACAACAGTATCGCTGAGATTATCTCAAAGGTTTGGCTTGTGCTTCTTCAGGGAGAATCATCGGTAAAAACGGTATGCCGTGTGGTTGAGCTTCTGGAAGCTTGTCCTAACTTTAACGCCGGACTTGGCTCGGTGATTCAAAGTGATGGAATGGCGCGTCTATCTGCTTCTTTAATGGATGGAAATAAACAAAAATTTTCCGGCGTACTGTTAGCAACGCATATCATCCACCCTTCAAAGTTAGCGTATGCCCTGCAGGACAGAGACCAAACAGTAGTGGGGCCGTTAGGGGCGCAGTTGCTTGCCCGAGAATTGGGAATTCCTCCTCAAAACCCGGTAACACCTGCACAAGCAACACAATGGATCTCATATTTGGAGAAACAGAAGCGGCCGTCTGATGAACACGGTACAGTCGGGGCTGTAGCCCTAGATCAACATGGGTGTTTGGCGGCTGCCACTTCTACCGGTGGAAGTGGCACGAATATCCCCGAGCGAGTATCAGATTCAGCGACTGTCGCCGGAAACTATGCCTCAAAGTTTGCAGCTATAAGCTGCACCGGGATAGGAGAACAAATTATGAATGATGGTGTTGCTGTTAAACTAGAAACAAGGGTTCGGGACGGGCGTTCTCTTATTGAAGCATCTAACATAATGTATGAAGAAGCAAATAACCGCCAGTATCGCTATGGATGGATTGGGGTTGATCATAAAGGTAATTGGGTAATGTACTGTACTACGGAAGATATGTCCTGTGGAGTAATGAGTCAAGACATGGGAAATACAATGATATTCCACGGATGA
- a CDS encoding metal-dependent hydrolase, which yields MKITYHGHSCFLIEGSRYSVIFDPFLKGNPLAKIKPEDVKVDAILVSHGHFDHVGDAVEISKNNDATIVAPFELASYFQSKGAKSHPMNIGGAYHFSFGTVKLTIAHHGSTTEAGTAGNPCGFILIMEDKVLYHAGDTGLFSDMRLIGELNTIDAALIPIGDNFTMGITDALKAVEFLKPKIAIPMHYNTFDMIKQDPRQFVEGLRSSPTRGVLLMVGESISI from the coding sequence ATGAAAATAACATATCATGGTCATTCATGCTTTCTCATTGAAGGAAGCAGGTACTCTGTTATATTTGATCCTTTTCTCAAAGGTAATCCTCTGGCGAAGATAAAGCCAGAAGATGTAAAAGTAGACGCTATTCTTGTGAGTCATGGTCATTTTGATCATGTTGGCGATGCTGTTGAAATAAGTAAAAATAACGATGCCACGATTGTTGCGCCATTTGAACTGGCAAGCTACTTTCAGAGTAAGGGAGCAAAAAGTCATCCGATGAATATCGGTGGTGCATACCATTTTTCCTTTGGAACTGTAAAACTTACCATTGCCCATCATGGCTCTACAACGGAGGCAGGAACTGCCGGAAATCCTTGTGGTTTTATACTTATCATGGAGGATAAGGTACTATATCATGCTGGCGATACAGGGCTTTTTTCCGATATGAGACTTATTGGAGAGCTTAACACTATCGACGCTGCGTTAATTCCAATAGGTGATAATTTTACTATGGGAATTACAGATGCCCTGAAAGCAGTAGAGTTTCTCAAGCCTAAGATTGCGATACCAATGCACTATAATACCTTTGATATGATAAAACAAGACCCGAGACAATTTGTAGAAGGTCTGCGCAGTTCTCCTACAAGAGGTGTACTATTGATGGTCGGAGAAAGTATAAGCATTTGA
- a CDS encoding carboxymuconolactone decarboxylase family protein: protein MPDENLPEQFLAIKEKYGKFFHAVEELGKVIRQEGPLDEKATHLIQLAAAATVHSEGAVHSHVRRALKAGAKPDEIYHAIILLTSTIGFPTVVAALSWAEDIIKNWKK from the coding sequence ATGCCAGACGAAAATTTACCAGAACAGTTCCTTGCCATAAAAGAAAAGTATGGGAAATTTTTTCATGCTGTTGAAGAACTTGGTAAGGTTATCAGGCAGGAAGGCCCTCTCGATGAAAAGGCTACCCATCTGATTCAGCTTGCGGCTGCAGCAACTGTCCATTCTGAAGGTGCTGTCCATAGTCATGTCAGAAGAGCCCTAAAAGCAGGGGCGAAGCCTGATGAGATATACCATGCGATTATTCTTCTTACCAGTACGATAGGATTTCCGACCGTTGTTGCTGCACTCAGCTGGGCTGAGGATATTATAAAAAATTGGAAGAAATAA
- a CDS encoding dodecin family protein encodes MGDHIYKIIELAGSSTTTVEDAIQNAIARASKTIRNMRWFEVIETRGRIENEKVARWEVIIKVGFALEDTL; translated from the coding sequence ATGGGTGATCATATATATAAAATTATTGAATTGGCAGGTTCTTCCACAACTACCGTAGAAGATGCTATTCAAAATGCAATTGCCAGAGCATCAAAAACTATCCGAAATATGCGATGGTTTGAGGTTATTGAAACCAGAGGCCGTATTGAAAATGAAAAGGTTGCTCGTTGGGAGGTTATTATAAAAGTTGGATTTGCGCTGGAGGATACTCTTTAA
- a CDS encoding DUF3820 family protein — translation MKKLRLGTYKTNAMFPDKEYLLKLVQTRMPFGKYKGRLLIDLPEAYIVWFAQQGFPKGELGTMLECIYEIKLNGLEYLLKPLR, via the coding sequence TTGAAAAAATTACGGTTAGGTACTTATAAAACAAACGCTATGTTCCCCGATAAAGAGTATCTTTTAAAACTTGTACAGACACGTATGCCGTTCGGCAAATATAAAGGAAGATTGTTGATTGATTTGCCTGAGGCGTATATTGTGTGGTTTGCCCAACAGGGATTCCCCAAAGGTGAATTAGGTACTATGCTCGAGTGTATCTATGAAATTAAGCTGAATGGATTGGAATATTTATTGAAACCGCTGCGTTAA
- a CDS encoding GIY-YIG nuclease family protein produces MNNWFLYVIRCKQGRLYTGITTDVERRFAEHTGNGKKGSKYLRGKGPLTLIMKKEIGSKGMALKVEAQVKKLSKIEKEMFVDGKIKIKGI; encoded by the coding sequence ATGAATAATTGGTTTTTGTATGTGATACGATGTAAACAGGGAAGATTATACACAGGCATTACTACCGATGTAGAAAGAAGATTTGCAGAACATACAGGAAATGGTAAAAAAGGATCAAAATACTTAAGAGGAAAAGGCCCTTTAACGTTGATTATGAAAAAGGAGATTGGAAGTAAGGGTATGGCGTTAAAGGTTGAAGCACAAGTAAAAAAACTGTCAAAAATTGAGAAAGAGATGTTCGTTGATGGTAAAATCAAAATAAAAGGAATTTGA
- the pepF gene encoding oligoendopeptidase F: MSKNKIRDQIEDTYKWDVSVLYVSDDSWEEDYRKVEKEFPQLLKFKGSLADPYKLEQFMQFYINHSIMRENLYVYANVRFFENTRNAIYEEMKGRIELLASKISAQTVFIKKELSSLSQNDIDTMIRENPHLAGYRFFLEGYARYNPHILSEETETVLAELKIALDKSDDIFSAYNDNNISFGEFEHKGEIIRLSHAKYTQLLESPDRALRQKAFDYYYRPYRQNIDVLANTYAAHVLANIKLAKVRNYSSMLEMSLFPDYVPTTVFSNLIEVVKENIDAISEFNALKQEELGIEKLHFYDNYVPLVHEVDKKYSYEEAIDLVRTALEPLGAEYLRKYDSTVHARVIDVFESPGKRSGAFSWGSYASRGLIFLNYTEKFSDVSTFTHEFGHCLHRDYSIENQPYIYYQNPIFLAEIASTFNEALLFDHMSKIAKSSEEKKFFLYHNMKRIEATFYRQTMFANFEKDIHEMAESGKALIAKSITDIYRKNLETYLGNGIVIDDQLNYEWARIPHFYHAFYVYKYATSLSAAIALSERVTSGEKGAVEDYLTFLKAGSHKEPLEILKDAGVDLTGKEAYEMTVNKFRKLLAEYKSLS; the protein is encoded by the coding sequence ATGAGCAAGAATAAAATCCGGGATCAAATAGAAGATACCTATAAATGGGATGTGTCTGTTTTGTATGTATCAGATGATAGCTGGGAAGAAGATTATCGCAAGGTAGAAAAAGAATTTCCTCAGCTTCTCAAGTTCAAAGGCTCTCTTGCCGATCCCTATAAACTTGAGCAGTTTATGCAGTTTTATATTAACCATTCTATCATGAGAGAAAATTTATATGTGTATGCAAATGTCCGCTTTTTTGAGAATACCCGAAACGCCATATATGAAGAGATGAAAGGGCGTATCGAACTGCTCGCCTCAAAGATTTCCGCACAAACTGTTTTTATTAAAAAAGAGCTGTCCTCTTTATCACAGAATGATATCGATACCATGATTCGTGAAAATCCTCATCTGGCGGGGTATCGCTTCTTTCTGGAAGGCTATGCCCGGTACAATCCTCATATCCTTTCTGAAGAAACGGAAACTGTTTTAGCGGAACTGAAAATTGCCCTAGATAAGTCTGATGATATTTTTTCGGCTTATAATGATAACAATATTTCATTCGGGGAATTTGAACATAAGGGAGAAATAATTCGTCTTTCTCATGCAAAGTATACGCAATTGTTGGAATCACCCGACCGGGCTCTCCGGCAAAAAGCATTTGATTATTATTACCGGCCTTACCGGCAGAATATTGACGTCCTGGCAAATACCTATGCAGCACATGTACTTGCAAATATTAAACTGGCGAAGGTTCGGAACTATTCGTCTATGCTGGAGATGTCCCTGTTTCCCGATTACGTGCCAACCACGGTATTCAGTAATCTCATTGAGGTTGTAAAAGAAAACATTGATGCGATCAGTGAATTCAATGCCCTGAAACAGGAAGAGCTTGGAATTGAAAAATTACACTTCTATGATAATTATGTTCCCCTGGTTCATGAAGTTGATAAGAAATATTCCTATGAAGAAGCAATCGATCTGGTTCGTACAGCCCTTGAACCCCTCGGTGCAGAATATCTCAGGAAGTACGATTCTACTGTTCATGCGAGGGTAATTGATGTATTTGAATCCCCCGGCAAGAGATCAGGGGCGTTCTCCTGGGGTAGTTATGCGAGCAGGGGATTAATTTTTTTAAATTACACGGAAAAATTCTCTGACGTTTCAACATTTACTCATGAATTCGGCCATTGCCTGCATCGGGACTACTCCATTGAAAATCAACCCTATATCTATTATCAAAATCCAATCTTTTTGGCTGAGATAGCATCGACATTCAATGAAGCTTTGTTGTTTGATCATATGTCAAAGATTGCTAAATCCAGTGAAGAGAAGAAATTTTTTCTGTATCACAACATGAAACGCATAGAGGCAACCTTCTACAGACAGACCATGTTCGCAAATTTCGAAAAAGATATTCATGAAATGGCCGAATCCGGCAAGGCACTGATTGCAAAAAGCATAACCGACATATACCGGAAAAATCTTGAAACATATCTGGGTAATGGGATAGTTATTGATGATCAGTTAAACTATGAATGGGCGAGAATTCCCCATTTTTACCATGCATTTTATGTATACAAATATGCTACCAGTTTGTCCGCGGCAATCGCTTTATCCGAGCGTGTAACCTCCGGTGAAAAAGGCGCTGTCGAAGATTATTTGACATTCCTGAAAGCAGGATCACACAAGGAACCACTTGAAATTCTGAAAGATGCCGGGGTTGACCTTACCGGAAAAGAAGCGTATGAAATGACGGTTAACAAATTCAGGAAACTACTGGCAGAGTATAAATCATTATCATGA